In Anthonomus grandis grandis chromosome 16, icAntGran1.3, whole genome shotgun sequence, a single window of DNA contains:
- the LOC126745724 gene encoding mitochondrial glutamate carrier 1-like, whose product MAENQKQFTLLPKILNGGIAGIVGVACTFPLDLVKTRLQKQSVGKDGKMMYSGIPDAFKKIFASEGLRGMYRGSGVLILLVTPEKAVKLAANDFFRYHFKDAQNNLTVFRQTVAAALAGVAHVFVTTPMELLKIQLQDAGRIAAMDAKIDPKTGRAIIPKISATKITMDIIRQRGVTGLFKGIVACWARDVPFCMIYFPLFAALDRYGPRKPDGSGDAKFYWSFISGMGAGGTAAFLMTPCDVIKTRIQSLSKAKADKSYASVWGAFKDILQNEGIRAFFKGGACRLIVIAPLYAIIQGVYFLGVAEKLLGIEKDVKHVKK is encoded by the exons ATGGCGGAAAATCAGAAACAGTTCAC gttACTACCTAAGATTTTAAATGGGGGCATAGCAGGGATTGTTGGGGTCGCATGTACGTTTCCGTTGGATTTAGTTAAAACTCGACTTCAGAAACAGTCTGTTGGTAAAGATGGAAAAATGATGTACTCAGGCAT ACCGgatgcctttaaaaaaattttcgcgTCAGAGGGATTACGTGGAATGTACCGAGGCTCAGGCGTCCTTATCCTACTGGTTACACCTGAAAAAGCAGTCAAATTAGCGGCCAACGATTTCTTCCGTTATCACTTTAAAGACGCACAAAA TAACTTAACAGTATTTCGGCAAACGGTAGCAGCAGCACTGGCGGGTGTCGCTCATGTTTTCGTTACCACACCAATGGAACTTCTTAAGATCCAGTTGCAGGATGCGGGAAGGATCGCGGCAATGGACGCAAAAATtg ATCCGAAAACTGGTAGAGCAATCATTCCCAAAATATCAGCGACAAAAATCACCATGGACATCATAAGGCAAAGGGGCGTCACTGGGCTTTTTAAAGGAATAGTTGCTTGTTGGGCCAGAGACGTACCTTTTTGTATGATATATTTTCCACTTTTTGCTGCGTTGGATCGGTATGGACCTAGAAAACCCGATGGATCAG GGGATGCCAAGTTTTATTGGTCCTTTATATCGGGAATGGGAGCTGGTGGGACCGCTGCCTTCTTAATGACCCCATGTGACGTCATAAAGACTCGAATTCAATCACTCAGTAAAGCCAAAGCGGACAAATCCTACGCAAGCGTTTGGGGTGCCTTCAA GGATATTTTACAAAACGAAGGAATCAGGGCGTTTTTCAAGGGTGGTGCCTGCCGCCTAATCGTCATCGCCCCCTTATATGCCATAATACAAGGAGTTTACTTCTTGGGGGTcgctgaaaaattattaggaatcGAAAAAGATGTTAAAcatgtaaagaaataa